From Bacteroidota bacterium:
TACTTATTTTCTGAACATTACGAACTTTGTATAAAATCTCTTTTTTTATTTAAAATATTATCTTTTGACAGTATAAAGCATCAAATGCAAATACTATTCCTTCTTAATCTATCTCTGGTATAAGTTTCTGAGCTACTGGAATTTTATTTGTTTTTGACTGTAACCGATTTGTCGGCAAATTTTGCCTCTGTCCTAAAGGATGATTTCCCGACAAATCGGTTTGCTGCATTATAGAAATTAGATATTTGTTGTAAAACACTTTCAAGTTTGTTTATTACCCGATTTGTCAGTAAATTTTGACTCTGTCCTAAAGGATGATTTCCCGACAAATCGGTTTGCTACTGTTCTGAAAATAGCCGAATCATTTCTGAGAATTATTGTAGCATATCTTTAGTGGGGTAGCTTCTTTGTCCATTATTTTCTTCCTTCAGGACCGAGGCAAAAAAAATAATGTACAAAGAAGCGGTCATATCTGTTTACAAAAAAGTTTAATTATTGCTTTATGGCAAAAATTTATATGTGTCAATTTCAGTATTCACAGAACAAAGGTAGAAAATCATTTGTTGTTTTCAATTCCGGTAGATTTTGAAGGAAAGTAGCAAAAAGTCAAAAATATTCAAATTTGCCCTGATTTAGAACTGTAAATTTACAATACAACTATTTATTGACAACTTGTAACATTCATTTAATTTAAAACATCAATATTACAGAAATATTCACACGGAGCAGGTATGGATATTGACAGATTTTAAAAATATACTGCTATTCTTTTATTATTTTTTGTTGAAATAAGATCATGTCTTTTCTAATAAGAATAAAATATACACCTGCAGGAAAAATAAAGTCAATTTTCATCAAATTATCACCGTAGTTATTTCGGCTGAGTATTTCAATACCAAGGGTATTAAATATTTGAATGTCATACGTATCGTTGCCGGTATCAAACTCAACAAATAGTTTCTTAGATACAGGGTTCGGAAATATATTTATATTCGGAATATACAAATCATCAATCTCTAACCAATAAACACAGTCAGAAGTATCTACACAGTTTTCAAAAGTGATTTCTACAGCATAATTTCCTATAGCAGTAACATCATAAAACAAGTTGTCAGCTCCTGATATTTCAGCAAAATCATTGTCGCAATCAAGCCATTGGTACGAAGCACTATATTGATTTGCCCAAATGCGATTTCCATCAATTGTAACATTCATATTCATTTCAACTAAGGAAAACTCAATTGTAATAATACTATCACAGCCAATAAAATTTTCAATAGTATCGATGTATGTCCCCGGAATTGTGTAAACATTCCCCGAAGGAGAGATGTACTCTGAACATTCTGCGATTTCTAAAGAACTAAATGTTGATTCTAAAATAACAAGATTAATTTCAATTACCGAATCACAAGCTTGCGAATTTATTAAAGTATCAAAGTAGATTCCGGATGCAGCATACACAGATCCGGAAGGGCCTGTATAAATATCGCAGGCAGTCTCCATAATAGAGTTGTATGTAGTTTCAAATATCGTTAAATCAATAGTAATAATGGAATCACATCCGTTTGATGAGGGAATTGTATCAATAAAGATTCCTGAATTTGAATATACCATTCCGGAAGGTGATGTATAAGTGCCACATCCTGATTCTAAAATACTACTGCTTACATTTTCATTTATAGTTAAGTTAATCTCAATAATTGAATCACACCCAGCCGCATTAGGAATTGTATCAAAATAAGTTCCTGATATTGATAAAACAGAGCCGGATGGTGATGTATAGGAATAGCAGTCCGAAATATCCAATGTATTGTAACTGTCTCCATAAATTGTCAAGTCAATTGAAATTACGGAATCACAACCAAATGAATTCTGTATTGTATCCTGATAAAACCCTGAATTTGAATAAATTGCTCCCGATGGGGAAGTAAAGCTATAACATTCTGCAACTAAAATCGAACTTGTTGTATTTTCAATAGAAAGGCTAATGGCGACAATCGAATCACAACCTGCACCACTTGGAATAGTATCATAATACAAACCCGAAGTAGTATAAACATTACCTGCGGGGGAAGAATAGTTGCTACACTCAGACACCGAAATTGTAGAATAGGTATTTGTATTAATGGTCAGATTGATTTGGATAACTGAATCACAACCTACTGAATTTATTATGGTGTCTGAATATTGTCCACTAACTGTATATAAATTTCCTGCCGGTGATGTATATGTCTCGCACTCAGAAACAGAAATCTGGCTTGATGTGGCATACAGAATATTAAGGTTGATGGTAATAACTGAGTCACAAGCCAGTGAATTCTGTATGGTATCGGTGTAAATTCCGGTAGTAGTAAGTATATTTCCCGAGGGTGAAGTATAGCTATAACACTGTGTGGCACTTATGCTGCTACTTGTCGAAGGATAGATTGTTACATCAATAGTGATTATGGAATCACAGCCCAGTGAGTTTGTTATTATATCCTGAAATATCCCGGATGTTGTATAAACATTTCCTGATGGAGCTGTATAGCTATTACATTCAGATATTGAATATGAACTATATGAATTATTGACAGATAAGTTTATAGTAATTACAGAATCGCATGCCATTGCATTTGGGATAGTATCAAAATACTGGCCTGAGGAGGTAAAAACATTTCCTGAAGGTGAAGTATAGCTACTGCATGCATTTTCGGAAATTACACTTGAGCTACTTGTATTTATTGTAATATCTAAAGTGATTATTGAGTCGCAGCCTGCCGAATTAGAGATGGTATCAAAATAATTACCACTTAAAGTATATATAGTTCCTGAAGGAGCTGTATAGGATTCACATTCCGATATGGTGAGTTGGCTTGTAGAAGCATCCAAAATAGTAAGATCGACTGTGATTACAGAATCACAACCCAAGAAGTTTACAATAGTATCTGTAAATATACCTGATGAAGTAAAAATATTCCCCGATGGTGAAGTGTAACTGTAACATTGAGCTATGCCGATACTGCTACTTGAAGCCTGGTTTATAGTTAAATCAATGAAAATAATTGAATCACAGCCCATCGAATTTGGAATAGTATCATTATACAAACCACTGGTAGTAAACGTATTGCCTGATGGTGAAGTAAAACTATAACACTCACTTACCATCAGCGAACTCGAAGAATTATTAATTGAAAGATTGATTGTAACAATTGAGTCGCAACCAGCCGCATTAGTCAAGGTATCAAAGTATGTCCCCGAAACAGTATATACACTCCCTGATGCTGAGGTGAAGCTACTGCACTCATTCACAACCATGGAACTTGAACTTATGGTATTAATTGTAAGGTCAATTTGGATAACAGAATCACAACTCATTGCATTCGGAATAGTATCATAATAAGTCCCACTTGTAAAATAAACATTTCCTGAAGGCGAAATATATTGCTCACAATCTAAAAGCGATAACATACTTGAAATAGAGTTATGAATAATTAGATCAATAACCACTAATGAATCACAGCCTGCAAGATATGGAATTGTATCATAATAGATTCCTGTTTGGTAAAACAGATTTCCATTAGGTGAAATATAAGATTCGCATGAAACCGGATAAAGAGTATCATTAATAAATTCGGTCATTGTAAAATTGATGACAATAATGGAATCGCAGCCCAGAATACTTGAAAGGGTATCGTAATATATTCCTGACTGAGTATAAATATTACCTGTCGGGGATGTATAATATCCACATTCGGTAACTTCCAGAGGTGTAGATGTACTTCCTGCAATTGTTAGAGAAATAACATAAAGTGAATCGCAATCAGCCCCTGTCATAATTGTATCGTGATATACTCCTGACTGAGTGTATATTGTCCCGCCAGGTGCTATATAGTATTCACATTCCAGAGCTAAAATAGTATCAGTATAGTATTCAAAAATGTCAATGTTCATTGTAACTATAGAATCGCAACCAAGAACAGATGAAAGTGTATCGGTATAAACCCCCGACTGTGAAATTTGGTTGCCCAACGGCGTTGTATAGCTATTACATTCTGAAACCGACAATGAGCTATATACTTCATCTACAATGGTTAAATTTATTTCAATTATCGAATCGCAACCAGAAACAGAAGTAATTGTATCGGAATATGATCCCGATTGATTGTAGATATTACCTCCTGATGAAAGATAAGAATCGCATTCTGTTACATTGATATTGATTGTTGAAGAGTAATTCAATGTAAGATCTATAGTCATGATAGAATCGCAACCCATATTATTAACAATGGTGTCGGTATATTGCCCCGCTTGATAATAGATATTCCCTGATGGAGCAATATAATAATCACATACTGAAGCATTTATACTACTATAAGTTGCTGATTCAAAGCTAAGGTTTATTTCAATTATAGAATCGCAACTAACTGAATTGGAAATGGTATCGAAATAAACACCTGATGTAGCATAAATATTTCCTGAAGGGGCAGTATAATTAGTTCCACATTCCGTAATATTTATTAAACTTTGTGTGGATGACAAAACATTAAGATTAATAATAATGAGTGAATCACAACCCACAGTATTGTAGATAGTATCGTAGTATATCCCGGATTGTGCGTAAACATTTCCATTTGGTGATGTGAAATATGAATCACAAAGAACAGGAAACAGGCTA
This genomic window contains:
- a CDS encoding T9SS type A sorting domain-containing protein, with protein sequence MRIYTILLVLLLVPSFFFFSPIFAQNGLDFDGIDDYVSTNFQGISGTSPRTIEAYIKTTANCNPTYGGTQNVICCWGTFINGQRFTFNVLWSNAIRLEVGGAGISGTIPVNDGNWHYVAVVYNPSATYKIQLYVDGVLDTQGNLTQYLNTINGTPMIIGRRIDGVKYFDGTIDEVRVYNYAKTAAEINNVANFELCNPPSGLVAYFKLNEGVAGGTNTGITTAYSSVGNYTGTLYNLGLSGTSSNWVTGAPISGDTYNTINVSSCGSYTSPSGVTYTASGTYSETLQNSIGCDSIITINLTMNGFATDSLFPVLCDSYFTSPNGNVYAQSGIYYDTIYNTVGCDSLIIINLNVLSSTQSLINITECGTNYTAPSGNIYATSGVYFDTISNSVSCDSIIEINLSFESATYSSINASVCDYYIAPSGNIYYQAGQYTDTIVNNMGCDSIMTIDLTLNYSSTININVTECDSYLSSGGNIYNQSGSYSDTITSVSGCDSIIEINLTIVDEVYSSLSVSECNSYTTPLGNQISQSGVYTDTLSSVLGCDSIVTMNIDIFEYYTDTILALECEYYIAPGGTIYTQSGVYHDTIMTGADCDSLYVISLTIAGSTSTPLEVTECGYYTSPTGNIYTQSGIYYDTLSSILGCDSIIVINFTMTEFINDTLYPVSCESYISPNGNLFYQTGIYYDTIPYLAGCDSLVVIDLIIHNSISSMLSLLDCEQYISPSGNVYFTSGTYYDTIPNAMSCDSVIQIDLTINTISSSSMVVNECSSFTSASGSVYTVSGTYFDTLTNAAGCDSIVTINLSINNSSSSLMVSECYSFTSPSGNTFTTSGLYNDTIPNSMGCDSIIFIDLTINQASSSSIGIAQCYSYTSPSGNIFTSSGIFTDTIVNFLGCDSVITVDLTILDASTSQLTISECESYTAPSGTIYTLSGNYFDTISNSAGCDSIITLDITINTSSSSVISENACSSYTSPSGNVFTSSGQYFDTIPNAMACDSVITINLSVNNSYSSYSISECNSYTAPSGNVYTTSGIFQDIITNSLGCDSIITIDVTIYPSTSSSISATQCYSYTSPSGNILTTTGIYTDTIQNSLACDSVITINLNILYATSSQISVSECETYTSPAGNLYTVSGQYSDTIINSVGCDSVIQINLTINTNTYSTISVSECSNYSSPAGNVYTTSGLYYDTIPSGAGCDSIVAISLSIENTTSSILVAECYSFTSPSGAIYSNSGFYQDTIQNSFGCDSVISIDLTIYGDSYNTLDISDCYSYTSPSGSVLSISGTYFDTIPNAAGCDSIIEINLTINENVSSSILESGCGTYTSPSGMVYSNSGIFIDTIPSSNGCDSIITIDLTIFETTYNSIMETACDIYTGPSGSVYAASGIYFDTLINSQACDSVIEINLVILESTFSSLEIAECSEYISPSGNVYTIPGTYIDTIENFIGCDSIITIEFSLVEMNMNVTIDGNRIWANQYSASYQWLDCDNDFAEISGADNLFYDVTAIGNYAVEITFENCVDTSDCVYWLEIDDLYIPNINIFPNPVSKKLFVEFDTGNDTYDIQIFNTLGIEILSRNNYGDNLMKIDFIFPAGVYFILIRKDMILFQQKIIKE